In a single window of the Streptomyces sp. NBC_00353 genome:
- a CDS encoding oxidoreductase, giving the protein MELNLTEKVAVVTGGSKGIGLAVAEAFGREGARVVVGSRTETPELAALRERFDVAFHPVDLADADAADALIQEAAARHGRIDVLVNNVGATSPRSSFLDVDDAAWERALNMTFLSAVRASRASLPHLLAHGEGAIVNISSINARLPFPMVVDYSAAKAALSNLTKALSEEFAPRGVRVNAVAPGPVRTPFWTAPGAFADTVAAGTGGTAKEALDEVVPQQMGISTGRITEPQEVADLVVFLASPRAGNITGAEFVIDGGQIKTT; this is encoded by the coding sequence GTGGAGCTGAACCTCACGGAAAAGGTCGCCGTCGTCACTGGAGGCAGCAAGGGCATCGGCCTGGCCGTCGCCGAGGCATTCGGCCGTGAGGGTGCGCGCGTCGTTGTTGGCAGCCGCACGGAAACACCTGAACTGGCTGCCTTGCGCGAGCGGTTCGACGTCGCCTTTCATCCGGTCGATCTGGCCGATGCCGATGCTGCGGACGCGCTGATCCAGGAGGCGGCCGCCCGGCACGGCAGGATCGACGTGCTGGTCAACAACGTTGGCGCCACCAGCCCACGCTCAAGCTTTCTCGATGTCGACGACGCAGCATGGGAACGTGCGCTCAATATGACGTTCTTGAGTGCGGTGCGCGCCAGCCGCGCGTCGTTGCCGCACTTGCTGGCCCACGGCGAAGGGGCGATCGTCAACATCAGCTCCATCAACGCCCGACTGCCCTTCCCCATGGTGGTGGACTACTCGGCAGCCAAAGCCGCCCTGAGCAATCTCACCAAGGCTTTGTCGGAGGAGTTCGCCCCTCGCGGTGTCCGCGTCAACGCCGTCGCCCCCGGCCCCGTACGTACCCCGTTCTGGACAGCCCCCGGCGCCTTCGCCGATACCGTCGCGGCCGGCACGGGCGGGACGGCGAAGGAGGCCTTGGACGAGGTCGTGCCCCAGCAGATGGGCATCTCCACCGGACGGATCACCGAACCCCAGGAGGTGGCCGACCTTGTTGTCTTCCTGGCCTCTCCGCGTGCCGGCAACATCACCGGTGCCGAATTCGTCATTGATGGAGGCCAGATCAAGACCACCTGA
- a CDS encoding amidohydrolase family protein, with amino-acid sequence MAPARGRPRPGRPRCGRYRRDHDRTRPHTRRSAFRPPLYEELDRRGAVLYVHPAGEGAASPLITGHSMTWMVGAPVEDTVAVMHLILAGIPVRHLRMRILASHLGGALPLLPRRLDDHLAFESPETPELPSVAVGRLWFDTVSHVHSPALVAAAASFGADRLVLGTDFPYEDGEVFLRAVDYIADSGLAPEGVSMILDTNAADLLGLSGP; translated from the coding sequence ATGGCGCCTGCGCGAGGTCGTCCACGCCCTGGACGACCTCGGTGCGGTCGGTATCGGCGTGACCACGACCGTACTCGGCCGCACACTCGCCGATCCGCCTTTCGCCCCCCTCTCTACGAGGAGCTCGATCGGCGCGGTGCCGTCCTGTATGTCCACCCGGCCGGCGAAGGGGCCGCCAGCCCGCTGATCACCGGGCACAGCATGACATGGATGGTCGGGGCACCGGTCGAGGACACGGTGGCGGTCATGCACCTGATCCTCGCGGGCATCCCCGTGCGCCATCTGCGGATGCGCATCCTGGCCTCGCACCTGGGCGGGGCGCTGCCATTGTTGCCGCGCCGGCTTGACGACCATCTGGCGTTCGAGTCCCCTGAGACGCCCGAGCTGCCATCGGTCGCCGTCGGCCGCCTGTGGTTCGACACTGTCAGCCACGTGCATTCGCCGGCGCTCGTCGCCGCCGCGGCATCATTCGGGGCGGACCGCCTCGTACTCGGAACGGATTTTCCGTACGAGGACGGAGAGGTCTTCCTGCGGGCCGTGGACTACATTGCTGACTCAGGGCTCGCCCCGGAGGGGGTCTCGATGATCCTCGACACCAATGCGGCAGACCTGCTCGGCCTGTCCGGGCCGTGA
- a CDS encoding alpha/beta fold hydrolase — protein MSRPRLLIAAALTAAGLGLTAVFLPTASAVPVASDAPKPTVVLVHGAWADASGWSSVVKRLQKDGYPVVAPANPLRSLSADSSYLAAYLKSISGPIILVGHSYGGAVITNAATDNPNVKSLVYIAAFAPDQGESIGALSARFPGSHLTDDPAAPVPTALSSVPFAQTDGSPGVDLYLKPNKFSDVFLSDHGTTRDAAALAATQRPIAAQALGEPSGAPAWKTIPSWYLVAKNDHAIPTAAERFMADRAHAHTVEIDAPHGAQLTNPGAVTHLIESASKRTAQ, from the coding sequence ATGTCCCGCCCCCGCTTGCTGATCGCTGCCGCACTCACCGCCGCCGGCCTCGGGTTGACCGCAGTATTCCTCCCCACCGCTTCCGCCGTCCCCGTGGCCTCGGACGCGCCCAAGCCGACCGTGGTGCTGGTGCACGGTGCCTGGGCGGACGCCTCTGGCTGGAGCAGCGTGGTCAAGCGCTTGCAGAAGGACGGCTATCCGGTCGTGGCCCCGGCGAACCCGCTGCGCAGCCTGTCCGCCGACTCCTCCTACCTCGCCGCCTACCTCAAGAGCATCAGCGGCCCCATCATCCTGGTCGGCCACTCCTATGGCGGGGCGGTCATCACCAACGCAGCCACCGACAACCCCAACGTCAAGTCCCTGGTCTACATCGCCGCCTTCGCCCCCGACCAGGGCGAGAGCATCGGCGCCCTGAGCGCGAGGTTCCCCGGTAGCCATCTCACGGACGACCCCGCTGCCCCTGTCCCCACCGCCCTCAGCTCCGTTCCCTTCGCCCAGACCGACGGCTCGCCCGGTGTCGACCTCTACCTGAAGCCCAACAAGTTCAGCGATGTCTTCCTGAGCGACCATGGCACGACGCGTGACGCCGCCGCACTCGCCGCCACGCAGCGACCGATCGCCGCCCAGGCCCTGGGCGAGCCCTCCGGCGCGCCGGCCTGGAAGACCATCCCGTCCTGGTACCTCGTCGCCAAGAACGACCACGCCATCCCGACCGCCGCAGAACGCTTCATGGCCGACCGCGCTCACGCACACACGGTGGAGATCGACGCGCCTCACGGCGCTCAGCTCACCAACCCCGGTGCCGTCACCCACCTGATCGAAAGCGCCTCAAAAAGAACCGCCCAGTGA
- a CDS encoding alpha/beta hydrolase produces MTPPAKPQTGTVVLIHGLWMTPRSWEQWIDRYTASGHHVFAPGWPGVGGDVEELRQDPSTIAGVGLGEIVEHYERFIRRLDEPPILMGHSFGGAIVQILLDRGLGCAGVAIDSAPVKGVLPLPLSTLRSAWPLLRNPANKNKAVGLTPRQFHYAFTNTLDSAASQAVYDRHHIPGSARVLFQGAFANFNPRAISRVDFRNNNRAPLLFIAGGADHIVPPKVNKANARLYRRSTAITDYREFSGRSHYTVGQDGWEEVADYALSWAADRRQAHT; encoded by the coding sequence GTGACCCCTCCAGCCAAGCCGCAGACTGGCACCGTTGTCCTCATCCACGGTTTGTGGATGACTCCGCGCAGTTGGGAGCAGTGGATCGACCGCTATACCGCCTCGGGCCACCATGTGTTCGCCCCGGGCTGGCCAGGAGTGGGAGGCGACGTCGAAGAGCTCCGGCAAGACCCGTCCACGATTGCGGGTGTCGGGCTGGGCGAGATCGTCGAACACTACGAGCGGTTCATCCGCCGCCTGGACGAGCCCCCGATCCTCATGGGCCATTCCTTCGGCGGCGCGATCGTGCAGATACTGCTCGACCGGGGACTGGGTTGCGCGGGCGTGGCCATCGATTCCGCCCCGGTCAAGGGCGTGCTGCCGCTGCCGCTGTCCACGCTGAGATCTGCCTGGCCGCTGCTGCGTAACCCCGCCAACAAGAACAAGGCGGTGGGGCTGACCCCGCGCCAGTTCCACTATGCCTTCACCAACACCCTGGACAGCGCCGCATCACAGGCGGTGTACGACCGGCACCACATTCCGGGTTCGGCACGTGTGCTCTTCCAGGGCGCCTTCGCCAACTTCAACCCCCGCGCGATCAGCCGAGTCGACTTCCGCAACAACAACCGCGCGCCGCTGTTGTTCATCGCCGGAGGAGCCGACCACATCGTCCCGCCCAAGGTGAACAAGGCGAATGCCCGCCTCTACCGCAGGTCCACTGCCATCACCGATTACCGGGAGTTCTCCGGCCGCTCCCACTACACCGTGGGGCAGGACGGCTGGGAGGAGGTCGCCGACTACGCACTCTCCTGGGCCGCCGACCGCCGTCAGGCCCACACCTGA
- a CDS encoding VOC family protein translates to MPLQMKLGAITLDCPDPLALAAFYQQATGLEPHPKSDADFAGLNREDGLLLGFQRVDDYRAPSWPDQTVPQQLHICFNVGDDLDEAEAELLELGAGKPDHQPHDEAKARVLTDPAGHPFCLVKR, encoded by the coding sequence ATGCCTCTGCAGATGAAGTTGGGCGCAATAACACTGGATTGCCCTGATCCGCTGGCTCTGGCGGCGTTCTATCAGCAGGCCACCGGCCTCGAACCTCACCCGAAGTCCGACGCCGACTTCGCCGGTCTCAACCGTGAGGACGGACTTCTCCTCGGCTTTCAAAGGGTCGACGACTACCGAGCTCCGAGCTGGCCCGACCAAACTGTTCCCCAGCAACTTCACATCTGCTTCAACGTCGGGGACGACCTGGACGAGGCCGAGGCCGAACTGCTGGAGCTGGGCGCGGGCAAGCCGGATCACCAGCCTCATGATGAGGCCAAGGCGCGGGTCCTCACTGATCCGGCTGGGCATCCCTTCTGCCTGGTCAAACGCTGA
- a CDS encoding alanine--tRNA ligase-related protein, with protein MKTEQLVSRFIEYFEERAHRRIVGSTLLPPPGDPVLFTTSGMHPLTPYLEGRSHPLGRRLVNVQRCLRTTDLEEVGDATHLTVFEMLGTWSLGDYEGPLSLDWGYGLLTEGLGIDPGLLHATVHAGDSQTGPDTASLQLWQDRGVPVELTVEDNWWSNGPVGPCGPDSEIFLWSGDCPPRSTPTRDDRWVEVWNHVMMTHRRLDDGSLVPLPQRNVDTGLGLERLSSLLQGKSSVFECDVFDPWRRLVPPLWPLEEPSLRLVCDHLRSAVVVLGDGVRPANTGRGYVLRRLVRRVLTVLWRDEPSLGVEDLPEELVQHTLDHFRQDMRPGDVLRMLLEEERRFRRLLERGRQVLARPRFQGRLTEEDFHYLHDTHGLPRELVMSLRQE; from the coding sequence ATGAAGACAGAACAGCTGGTCAGTAGGTTCATCGAGTACTTCGAAGAGCGCGCCCATCGCCGGATCGTCGGCTCGACGCTGCTGCCACCGCCCGGTGACCCCGTGCTGTTCACCACCTCCGGCATGCACCCGCTCACTCCATACCTGGAGGGCCGCTCCCATCCGCTGGGCAGGCGGCTGGTCAACGTGCAGCGGTGTCTGCGCACCACGGACCTGGAGGAGGTCGGCGACGCCACTCACCTGACAGTCTTCGAGATGCTCGGTACCTGGTCGCTGGGCGACTACGAAGGCCCGCTCAGTCTCGACTGGGGATACGGGTTGCTCACCGAGGGACTGGGTATCGATCCTGGCCTGCTGCATGCCACCGTCCATGCCGGTGACAGTCAGACCGGGCCCGACACCGCTTCCCTTCAGCTGTGGCAGGACCGCGGTGTCCCCGTTGAACTCACCGTGGAGGACAACTGGTGGTCCAACGGACCTGTCGGACCGTGTGGTCCTGACTCGGAGATCTTCCTGTGGAGCGGTGACTGCCCACCCCGGTCAACCCCCACCCGCGACGACCGCTGGGTGGAGGTGTGGAACCACGTGATGATGACCCACCGACGGCTCGACGACGGTTCCCTCGTACCTCTACCCCAGCGCAATGTCGACACCGGACTCGGCCTGGAGCGGCTGTCCTCACTGCTCCAGGGCAAGTCGTCCGTGTTCGAGTGCGACGTCTTCGACCCTTGGCGCCGCCTCGTGCCGCCCCTGTGGCCCCTGGAGGAGCCCTCACTTCGTCTGGTCTGCGACCACCTGCGCTCGGCCGTCGTGGTGCTCGGCGACGGCGTGCGCCCGGCCAACACCGGACGGGGCTACGTGCTGCGCCGCCTGGTACGGCGGGTGCTGACCGTGCTCTGGCGGGACGAGCCCTCACTTGGTGTCGAAGACCTGCCGGAAGAACTGGTCCAGCACACCCTGGACCACTTCCGGCAGGACATGCGCCCAGGCGACGTACTACGGATGTTGCTCGAGGAGGAGCGCCGGTTCCGTCGGCTCCTGGAGCGGGGTCGGCAAGTGCTCGCCCGACCCCGGTTCCAAGGCCGGCTGACCGAGGAGGACTTCCACTACCTCCACGACACCCATGGTCTGCCACGTGAGCTGGTCATGAGCCTGCGGCAGGAGTGA
- a CDS encoding STAS domain-containing protein, protein MTQRLTLHTRATPAGPVMELVGELDRHTASDVRTALLELDLRAGQQLVLDLGRLTFCDSTGITVLLAARNHALAAKAAIVLAAVPDRVSRIFRIVGLEQVFPTHTTAQAAEAAWRPTPS, encoded by the coding sequence GTGACCCAGCGACTGACCCTCCACACCCGCGCCACTCCCGCCGGACCTGTCATGGAACTGGTCGGGGAACTGGACCGACACACCGCCTCCGACGTCCGCACCGCGCTACTGGAGCTCGACCTGCGAGCGGGGCAACAGCTCGTCCTCGATCTCGGGCGCCTCACCTTCTGCGACTCCACCGGGATCACTGTCCTGCTGGCCGCCCGCAACCACGCCCTGGCCGCGAAGGCGGCCATCGTCCTGGCGGCGGTCCCCGACCGCGTCAGCCGCATCTTCCGCATCGTGGGCCTGGAACAGGTTTTCCCCACGCACACCACCGCCCAGGCCGCCGAAGCCGCCTGGCGGCCGACACCGAGCTGA
- a CDS encoding PP2C family protein-serine/threonine phosphatase yields the protein MGKAGDEEEGRGLEGDRKPVGAEAQFSALLEDSAEDLYEHAPCGYLSTLLDGQIAKVNTTLLDWLGYERGDLVGRRHFSDLLSVGGRLYHETHYAPLLRMQGEISGIALELKAADGSRLPVLVTSTVKTGSDGQPLLIRTTVFDARDRRAYETELLRARQEAEREREHLKRLNATLQKTLLPPALANVPGLNVAAHYHIASADEVGGDFYDLFPLAAGTWGLFLGDVCGKGAAAAAVTSLARYTLRAAAVYDPDPAAVLGNLNTVLNHEYSGTDPRFCTVIFGLLTPYGEQGGFRVTLASGGHPSALLMRADGTADYLPTPGGQLIGVLPDAHIATTTIRLNPGDTLLLHTDGLTEAHTASTGATDRYGDEALLDFARTLAPTTATDTIVAIRDLLDTFGTGVDDDTAVLAINVPRPTSEEQQ from the coding sequence ATGGGCAAGGCCGGCGATGAGGAAGAGGGCCGGGGCCTGGAAGGGGACAGGAAGCCGGTTGGCGCGGAGGCGCAATTCTCCGCGCTGCTGGAGGACAGTGCCGAGGACCTGTACGAGCACGCCCCGTGCGGCTACCTGTCCACCCTGCTGGACGGCCAGATCGCCAAGGTCAACACCACATTGCTGGACTGGCTCGGCTACGAGCGCGGTGATCTGGTGGGTCGCAGGCACTTCTCCGACCTGCTGAGCGTCGGCGGGCGGCTCTATCACGAGACGCATTACGCGCCGCTGCTGCGCATGCAGGGTGAGATCAGCGGCATCGCCCTGGAGCTCAAGGCCGCCGACGGCTCCCGTCTTCCGGTCCTGGTCACCTCGACGGTGAAGACGGGCAGCGACGGGCAGCCGTTGCTGATCCGCACCACCGTCTTCGACGCCCGTGACCGCCGCGCCTACGAAACCGAGCTGCTGCGCGCCCGCCAGGAAGCCGAGCGGGAACGCGAACATCTCAAGCGCCTGAACGCCACCCTGCAGAAGACTCTGCTGCCGCCGGCCCTGGCGAACGTGCCTGGTTTGAACGTCGCCGCGCACTATCACATCGCTTCCGCCGATGAGGTCGGCGGCGACTTCTACGATCTCTTCCCGCTGGCCGCCGGCACCTGGGGGTTGTTCCTGGGGGACGTGTGCGGCAAAGGTGCCGCCGCCGCGGCCGTCACCTCCCTCGCCCGCTACACGCTGCGTGCCGCCGCCGTCTACGACCCGGACCCCGCAGCTGTGCTCGGCAACCTCAACACTGTCTTGAACCACGAGTACAGCGGGACCGACCCCCGGTTCTGCACCGTGATCTTCGGCCTGCTCACCCCCTACGGCGAGCAGGGCGGTTTCCGCGTCACCCTGGCCAGCGGCGGACATCCCTCCGCCCTGCTGATGCGTGCCGACGGAACCGCCGACTACCTGCCCACCCCCGGCGGCCAGCTCATCGGCGTCCTGCCCGACGCTCACATCGCCACCACCACCATCCGCCTGAACCCCGGCGACACCCTTCTGCTGCACACCGACGGCCTCACCGAAGCCCACACCGCGAGCACCGGAGCCACCGACCGCTACGGCGACGAAGCCCTCCTCGACTTCGCCCGCACCCTCGCACCCACCACCGCCACGGACACGATCGTCGCGATCCGCGACCTGCTCGACACCTTCGGCACCGGCGTGGACGACGACACCGCCGTCCTGGCCATCAACGTGCCCCGACCGACCAGTGAAGAGCAGCAGTGA
- a CDS encoding DoxX family protein, producing MFAAYVTVTILGAVFNGAAAVTYLIGHEYPKTQADMKGIPRKWVPVLGMLLAAGTVGLLAGLAVPFLGTLAASGLVLYFIGAIIAHLRVGSRNIVGGIVFLSTAAAALALGLVHHGLW from the coding sequence GTGTTCGCCGCCTACGTCACGGTCACCATCCTCGGCGCGGTCTTCAACGGTGCCGCCGCCGTCACCTACCTGATCGGCCACGAATACCCCAAGACCCAGGCGGACATGAAGGGCATCCCCCGCAAATGGGTACCGGTGCTGGGCATGCTGCTGGCAGCGGGCACCGTGGGGCTGCTGGCCGGGCTCGCCGTGCCGTTCCTGGGGACCCTCGCCGCCTCCGGCCTCGTGCTGTACTTCATCGGCGCAATCATCGCCCACCTGCGGGTGGGCTCCCGCAACATCGTAGGCGGCATAGTGTTTCTCTCCACCGCGGCGGCCGCCCTGGCTCTGGGCCTGGTCCACCACGGCCTCTGGTGA
- a CDS encoding GNAT family N-acetyltransferase yields MTEFSILGNSTEWQMDFERRLRGSYTAAGLGAAAAERMLDEVRASVGDWTVAEIADAGTRVGYVAVVVADDNGALAGRIGDLRVDALHTGRGHEQDARDWAEGWCAERDAHRVDIRLTEPAGELFDGYSVLGQLRARRVSSPPESLDGVTARPMTQAEYPEWLASEKVAYVGDIVRAGALGPEEAVRKSDRDFAKLIPEGLATPDNTFLMLEAAGEQIGTGWLKHGYLPGVTYGYSLHIQEQHRGKGYGRAAMAAGERATLAAGDSALMFTVWGGNEVAMNLYTSAGYQVIEESRSIDLPRSAA; encoded by the coding sequence GTGACAGAATTCAGCATCCTCGGCAACAGCACTGAGTGGCAGATGGACTTCGAGCGGCGGCTACGCGGCTCGTACACGGCGGCCGGGCTCGGTGCGGCCGCGGCGGAGCGCATGCTCGATGAGGTACGCGCCAGCGTCGGCGACTGGACCGTCGCTGAGATAGCGGATGCCGGGACCCGAGTGGGATACGTCGCCGTGGTCGTGGCTGACGACAACGGCGCGCTCGCGGGCCGTATCGGCGACCTCCGCGTCGACGCGCTCCACACCGGGCGGGGGCACGAGCAGGACGCCCGGGACTGGGCCGAGGGATGGTGCGCTGAGCGCGACGCACACCGGGTGGACATACGGCTCACCGAGCCCGCCGGCGAGCTGTTCGACGGTTACTCCGTCCTCGGCCAGCTCAGGGCGCGGCGCGTCAGTTCCCCGCCGGAATCACTCGATGGCGTCACCGCACGGCCGATGACACAGGCCGAATATCCCGAGTGGCTCGCCTCCGAGAAGGTCGCCTACGTCGGCGACATCGTCCGGGCGGGTGCCCTTGGCCCCGAGGAGGCCGTACGCAAGTCCGACCGCGACTTCGCGAAGCTGATTCCCGAGGGCCTGGCGACGCCGGACAACACGTTCCTGATGCTCGAGGCGGCGGGCGAGCAGATCGGCACCGGCTGGTTGAAGCACGGATACCTCCCGGGGGTCACCTACGGCTACTCGCTGCACATCCAGGAGCAGCACCGCGGCAAAGGGTACGGTCGGGCCGCGATGGCAGCCGGCGAACGGGCAACGCTCGCAGCCGGCGACTCGGCGCTGATGTTCACCGTGTGGGGCGGTAACGAGGTGGCAATGAACCTGTACACGAGCGCCGGCTACCAAGTCATAGAGGAAAGCCGTTCAATTGACCTTCCCCGCTCCGCGGCCTGA
- a CDS encoding VOC family protein, which produces MTLEWEQVVVHSVDPVTLGQWWAEALGWVVVHSSDEEFEIRPEPNRLPGLDFVRLDESKKVKSRLHLDFRPDDQDAEVARLVAHGAQRVDIGQGDQSWVVLADPEGNEFCVLGQRRQ; this is translated from the coding sequence ATGACCTTGGAATGGGAACAGGTAGTTGTTCACTCGGTAGATCCGGTGACCTTGGGGCAGTGGTGGGCCGAGGCTCTTGGGTGGGTCGTGGTCCACTCCTCTGATGAGGAGTTCGAGATCCGCCCGGAACCGAATCGCCTGCCGGGGCTGGACTTCGTCCGGCTTGATGAGAGCAAGAAGGTCAAGAGCCGACTGCATCTCGATTTCAGGCCTGATGACCAGGACGCCGAGGTGGCTCGTCTGGTGGCTCATGGCGCACAGCGTGTTGATATTGGCCAGGGTGATCAATCGTGGGTTGTATTGGCCGACCCCGAAGGTAACGAGTTCTGTGTCCTTGGCCAACGGCGTCAGTAA
- a CDS encoding TetR/AcrR family transcriptional regulator, whose amino-acid sequence MSATRSAMNGPARPSEARDRLLATAERLFYSEGIRAVGVDRVIAEAQVTRATFYRHFPGKEDLVTAYLSARDETIRASLAAGARQAAEPRDLLMLLVDGIGQEVCSPGFRGCPFINAAAEYPDPDSPVHQAVLTHRAWFRQALVEAFGADGHPEPEQAADVMVALRDGAMVAGYLGNPEAARHTLARGTEALMTAAG is encoded by the coding sequence ATGTCTGCGACGCGATCTGCCATGAATGGGCCTGCACGGCCGTCCGAGGCGCGTGATCGCCTCCTGGCCACCGCAGAGCGGCTGTTCTACAGCGAAGGCATCCGCGCGGTGGGTGTCGACCGGGTGATCGCGGAGGCGCAGGTCACCCGTGCTACGTTCTACCGCCATTTCCCGGGCAAGGAAGACCTGGTCACCGCGTACCTGTCCGCCAGGGACGAGACCATCCGGGCAAGCCTCGCAGCTGGCGCCCGGCAGGCCGCCGAGCCCCGCGATCTCCTCATGCTGCTCGTGGACGGGATCGGCCAGGAAGTGTGCAGCCCGGGGTTCCGCGGCTGCCCCTTCATCAACGCGGCCGCGGAGTACCCCGACCCGGACAGCCCGGTCCATCAGGCCGTCCTTACTCATCGGGCGTGGTTCCGCCAGGCCCTCGTCGAGGCTTTCGGGGCCGACGGTCATCCGGAGCCCGAGCAGGCAGCCGACGTCATGGTCGCCCTGCGCGACGGCGCCATGGTCGCCGGCTACCTCGGCAACCCCGAGGCGGCCCGTCACACGCTGGCCCGCGGCACCGAGGCTCTGATGACCGCCGCCGGCTGA
- a CDS encoding PRC-barrel domain containing protein encodes MSDIWGYRPTTGYTAGTNLTGYKVEATDGSIGKVDKHSDEVGSSCIVVDTGVWIFGKHVLLPAGTITLIDASEKKIHVSRTKAEIKDSPEFDKDKHLGDPGYHEAVGEYYDAPRL; translated from the coding sequence ATGAGCGACATCTGGGGATACCGGCCGACCACGGGCTACACCGCCGGCACGAACTTGACCGGTTACAAGGTCGAGGCGACCGACGGAAGCATCGGCAAGGTCGACAAGCACTCCGATGAGGTTGGCTCCTCCTGCATCGTGGTCGACACCGGCGTCTGGATCTTCGGTAAGCACGTACTGCTGCCTGCCGGAACCATCACCCTCATCGACGCCTCGGAGAAGAAGATCCATGTCTCGCGCACCAAGGCCGAGATCAAGGACTCACCCGAGTTCGACAAGGACAAGCACCTCGGCGACCCGGGCTATCACGAAGCGGTCGGTGAATATTACGACGCCCCTCGCCTCTGA